One window of the Pyxicephalus adspersus chromosome 5, UCB_Pads_2.0, whole genome shotgun sequence genome contains the following:
- the LOC140332014 gene encoding proto-oncogene Mas-like — translation MVFQIDQLMDLHPAFPEMVKIIISIEIFYDGAYQAGMLFLLAISIERCLSVFYPIWYRCCRPKHQSFIVCIGLWCTGWVESCLENLVCTAEAFAIRTVECTGVQAMTFVLAIGISLPLMLISSTILLIRIQKTSIKCRPPKLYIIIAISVFVFMVACVPIKFMGLLMYLKLLPNGFQSVHFFFASILCTVFSSSINPYIYFMVGRHKKKQNLRGSIHAALHHVFHEEEDETEKTFAKISGISYIS, via the coding sequence ATGGTATTTCAGATTGATCAGTTGATGGATCTACATCCAGCTTTTCCAGAAATGGTTAAGATAATTATTTCAATAGAGATATTTTATGATGGAGCATATCAGGCTGGTATGTTATTTTTGCTTGCCATCAGCATTGAGAGATGTCTGTCCGTTTTCTACCCAATATGGTACCGCTGTTGCCGTCCTAAACACCAGTCATTTATAGTCTGTATAGGCTTGTGGTGTACTGGCTGGGTTGAAAGCTGTTTAGAAAACCTTGTCTGCACTGCAGAGGCTTTTGCAATAAGAACAGTGGAATGTACAGGGGTTCAGGCAATGACATTTGTATTAGCCATTGGGATTTCCCTTCCACTCATGCTAATTTCCAGCACCATTTTACTCATTAGGATCCAAAAAACATCTATTAAATGTCGACCTCCAAAGCTCTATATCATCATAGCCAtatctgtctttgtttttatggttGCCTGTGTGCCTATCAAATTTATGGGGCTATTAATGTATTTGAAACTTCTGCCAAATGGCTTCCAATCAGTGCATTTCTTTTTTGCTAGTATCTTGTGTACAGTATTTAGTAGTAGTATTAATCCATATATCTATTTCATGGTTGGAAGGCACAAAAAGAAGCAAAACTTGCGGGGTTCAATTCATGCTGCACTACACCATGTCTTTCATGAAGAAGAGGATGAGACagagaaaacatttgctaagatcTCTGGGATTAGTTATATTAGTTAG